A portion of the Hoplias malabaricus isolate fHopMal1 chromosome 1, fHopMal1.hap1, whole genome shotgun sequence genome contains these proteins:
- the ywhae1 gene encoding tyrosine 3-monooxygenase/tryptophan 5-monooxygenase activation protein, epsilon polypeptide 1 — protein sequence MVNREDLVYQAKLAEQAERYDEMVDSMKKVAGMDVELTVEERNLLSVAYKNVIGARRASWRIISSIEQKEENKGGEDKLKMIREYRQTVETELKSICNDILDVLDKHLIPAANSGESKVFYYKMKGDYHRYLAEFATGNDRKEAAENSLVAYKAASDIAMTDLQPTHPIRLGLALNFSVFYYEILNSPDRACRLAKAAFDDAIAELDTLSEESYKDSTLIMQLLRDNLTLWTSDMQGDGEEQNKEALQDVEDENQ from the exons ATGGTGAACCGGGAGGACTTAGTATATCAAGCCAAGCTTGCCGAGCAAGCGGAGAGATACGACG AAATGGTCGACTCCATGAAAAAGGTGGCTGGAATGGATGTTGAGCTGACAGTTGAAGAGAGAAATCTTTTGTCAGTGGCATACAAGAATGTTATTGGTGCACGAAGAGCATCCTGGAGGATAATTAGTAGTATTGAgcagaaagaagaaaataaaggtGGAGAAGACAAATTGAAAATGATTCGGGAATACAGGCAAACG GTTGAGACTGAACTGAAATCAATCTGCAATGACATCCTTGATGTTTTGGATAAGCACCTAATTCCAGCTGCTAATTCTGGCGAGTCCAAGGTCTTCTACTACAAAAT GAAGGGTGATTACCACAGGTATCTGGCTGAGTTTGCTACAGGAAATGACAGGAAGGAGGCTGCAGAAAATAGTTTGGTCGCTTACAAAGCTGCTAGTGATATTGCAATGACAGACCTTCAACCTACACATCCCATTCGCTTGGGTCTTGCTCTTAACTTCTCCGTATTTTACTATGAAATCCTCAATTCTCCTGATCGTGCATGCAG ATTGGCAAAGGCAGCGTTTGATGATGCTATTGCTGAGTTGGACACATTGAGTGAAGAAAGCTACAAGGACTCCACACTCATCATGCAGTTGTTACGTGATAATCTGACGCTATGGACTTCAGATATGCAAGGAGATG GCGAGGAACAGAATAAAGAGGCGCTGCAAGATGTGGAGGATGAGAACCAGTGA